In Psychrobacter ciconiae, the following are encoded in one genomic region:
- a CDS encoding LysM peptidoglycan-binding domain-containing protein → MIWSRQTFLGIGMIVGGTVMLFAMAQQIDSADKTVTKTTNSTAVDVAETAPLTTDLTTEKKLLAQKQQERAARVATQEKQTQALLAAQEQAEAEALAKSQAENQRKVTKDLENAATEEVKSQPSKDSSAEKVAKAAPTSAVNYNIQSGDTLGTLAERYHVPLSVITQANGISTDTTLQVGQKLTIPSQSQIAKLKQDAKAAKKAEEDKRKQEEAQAKKSADIEQRLTEARKTVKETDAKGTFGVQVALATSQANADEVAEKLKAAGYEVKTSKTDRGIRVIVGPERGKVAALALKDKINNDPNVKTDNAWVLYWR, encoded by the coding sequence ATGATTTGGTCAAGACAAACCTTTTTAGGCATTGGTATGATTGTTGGTGGCACGGTCATGTTGTTTGCTATGGCGCAGCAAATTGACTCAGCAGACAAAACAGTCACCAAAACGACGAACAGTACAGCAGTTGATGTGGCGGAAACGGCACCGCTGACCACCGATTTAACGACAGAAAAAAAGCTGTTAGCACAAAAACAGCAAGAGCGCGCTGCCCGAGTTGCCACTCAAGAAAAACAAACCCAAGCGCTGTTAGCGGCGCAGGAGCAAGCAGAAGCAGAAGCACTAGCCAAGTCTCAAGCTGAAAATCAGCGTAAAGTCACCAAAGATTTGGAAAATGCTGCCACTGAAGAAGTAAAAAGCCAACCGTCAAAAGACAGCTCAGCCGAAAAAGTAGCAAAGGCGGCCCCAACCTCAGCTGTCAACTACAATATCCAAAGCGGTGATACCTTAGGAACGCTTGCTGAACGATATCACGTTCCGCTATCGGTCATCACCCAAGCCAATGGCATCTCAACAGATACCACCCTACAAGTTGGTCAAAAGCTGACTATCCCATCACAAAGCCAAATTGCAAAGCTCAAGCAAGACGCCAAAGCTGCCAAAAAAGCCGAGGAAGACAAACGCAAGCAGGAAGAAGCCCAAGCGAAAAAAAGCGCGGATATTGAGCAAAGACTTACTGAGGCTCGAAAAACCGTTAAAGAAACGGACGCTAAAGGCACATTTGGGGTTCAAGTTGCACTTGCAACTAGCCAAGCCAACGCTGACGAAGTCGCCGAAAAACTCAAAGCGGCAGGCTATGAGGTTAAAACCAGCAAAACCGACCGCGGCATCCGTGTCATAGTAGGTCCTGAACGCGGAAAAGTTGCTGCGCTTGCCCTAAAAGACAAAATCAATAACGACCCTAACGTCAAAACGGATAACGCTTGGGTGCTTTATTGGCGCTGA
- the folC gene encoding bifunctional tetrahydrofolate synthase/dihydrofolate synthase: MLAQAPNLQSSLTQWLDYMQSIHVSAIDMGLSRVLPVAEKLGVLQSAKNDAFVFTVAGTNGKGSTTAVIAQICQQAGYKTALYQSPHLLEFNERVRIDGEMASDEMLINAFYQVEAARLDCGLTLSFFEMTTLAALLIFAENNCDVWVLEVGLGGRLDVVNIIDPDLAVITNIGIDHVDWLGDNVETIGAEKAGILRDDIALIFGDTHKPQSVADKILEHHVTCYQAQTDFSYQSVDEATWQFSNAAVTLQLPKPKLSLINAANALAAVLASPLNVNIEAIASALKSVKLSGRFDERKLADRHWLFDVAHNEQGVAFLLSQLIPLWQSHQKTYPNARMKLLFSMLADKDMAKVVQALIVSQLPIAEWFIAPIDHPRAATLEQLQTVLTDQKITHVHSLADLSLATQATIKQSREDDLIVVCGSFHTIGEALLTLN, from the coding sequence CTGCTAGCCCAAGCGCCCAATTTACAATCAAGTCTGACCCAGTGGCTTGACTATATGCAAAGTATTCATGTTTCTGCGATTGATATGGGGCTGTCGCGGGTGCTTCCAGTTGCCGAAAAATTAGGTGTGTTGCAATCGGCAAAAAATGATGCGTTTGTATTTACCGTTGCCGGAACCAATGGGAAAGGCTCAACCACAGCGGTTATCGCCCAGATTTGCCAACAAGCCGGCTACAAAACCGCGCTGTATCAATCGCCGCATTTGCTTGAGTTTAACGAGCGCGTTCGAATCGATGGCGAGATGGCAAGCGATGAGATGCTGATTAACGCTTTTTATCAAGTGGAAGCAGCACGGCTTGATTGCGGCTTGACCCTATCGTTTTTTGAAATGACCACCCTTGCTGCGCTGCTGATTTTTGCAGAAAATAACTGCGATGTTTGGGTGCTTGAGGTTGGTCTTGGCGGCCGCTTGGATGTGGTCAACATCATCGACCCTGATTTGGCGGTGATTACTAATATTGGTATTGACCATGTGGATTGGCTTGGTGACAATGTTGAAACCATTGGTGCTGAAAAAGCCGGAATTTTGCGTGATGATATAGCGCTGATTTTTGGCGATACCCATAAGCCCCAAAGCGTTGCTGATAAAATCCTTGAGCATCACGTCACCTGCTATCAAGCGCAAACTGACTTTAGCTACCAAAGTGTCGATGAGGCTACTTGGCAATTTAGCAATGCCGCCGTCACCTTGCAGCTGCCCAAGCCCAAGCTGTCATTGATTAACGCAGCCAATGCGCTTGCTGCCGTGCTTGCCAGCCCGTTAAACGTTAATATTGAAGCTATTGCATCGGCTTTGAAATCCGTTAAGCTTTCAGGGCGATTTGATGAGCGTAAGCTTGCCGATCGTCATTGGCTGTTTGATGTCGCCCATAACGAGCAAGGCGTGGCGTTTTTATTATCGCAGCTGATTCCGCTTTGGCAGTCCCATCAAAAAACTTATCCGAATGCACGTATGAAGCTTTTATTTTCTATGCTTGCTGACAAAGATATGGCAAAAGTTGTCCAAGCGTTAATCGTCTCACAGCTGCCGATAGCAGAGTGGTTTATCGCACCGATCGACCACCCAAGGGCGGCAACGCTTGAGCAGCTGCAAACGGTTTTGACGGATCAGAAAATAACTCACGTTCATAGCCTTGCTGATTTATCACTTGCGACCCAAGCCACTATTAAGCAAAGTCGTGAGGATGATTTAATCGTCGTTTGCGGCTCGTTTCACACGATAGGCGAGGCATTGTTGACCCTCAATTGA
- the accD gene encoding acetyl-CoA carboxylase, carboxyltransferase subunit beta encodes MTDSQTLANDANTLWFDRPVPGVKQNLTAPLTAVDTEPSTECPSCHTLTTNTALIFNCYVCPHCDQHLAMTARERLNWFLDDVEGELGQEFVAKDPLKFVDSKPYPKRMSEAQAKTGESEALIVMYGKLRNLDVVTCAFDFRFMGGSMGSVVGDRFVQAAEKALNENKPLICFAASGGARMQEGLLSLMQMARTGAAVERLRLAGVPYLVVLTNPVYGGVTASLAMLGDIHLAEPKAMIGFAGKRVIEQTVRETLEEPFQRAEFLLEHGVVDEVVHRHQLIDTIYRLLAKLTHKPNIEA; translated from the coding sequence ATGACTGACTCTCAAACGCTTGCTAATGATGCAAATACCTTATGGTTTGACCGCCCTGTTCCTGGGGTCAAACAAAACCTAACCGCCCCTCTGACAGCGGTAGATACCGAGCCGTCAACCGAGTGCCCAAGCTGTCACACGTTAACGACCAACACGGCGCTGATTTTTAATTGTTATGTTTGCCCGCATTGCGACCAACATTTGGCAATGACCGCGCGTGAGCGTCTTAACTGGTTTTTGGACGATGTTGAAGGCGAGCTTGGTCAAGAGTTTGTCGCAAAAGACCCGCTAAAATTTGTGGACAGCAAGCCGTACCCAAAACGCATGAGCGAAGCGCAAGCTAAAACGGGCGAGAGCGAAGCGCTTATCGTGATGTATGGTAAATTGCGCAATTTGGATGTGGTGACTTGTGCGTTTGATTTTCGATTTATGGGCGGCTCAATGGGGTCGGTGGTTGGTGACCGTTTTGTACAAGCGGCTGAAAAAGCATTAAACGAAAACAAACCGCTGATTTGCTTTGCAGCCTCTGGTGGCGCGCGAATGCAAGAAGGCTTATTGTCACTCATGCAAATGGCAAGAACTGGTGCGGCAGTTGAGCGGTTGCGCTTGGCAGGCGTGCCTTACTTGGTGGTGTTGACCAACCCCGTGTATGGCGGCGTGACGGCGTCGCTTGCGATGCTTGGTGACATTCATTTGGCAGAACCAAAAGCGATGATTGGCTTTGCCGGCAAGCGTGTGATTGAGCAAACCGTTCGCGAAACGCTTGAGGAGCCATTCCAGCGCGCTGAGTTTTTGCTTGAGCATGGCGTCGTTGATGAAGTCGTTCATCGTCATCAATTGATTGACACCATTTATCGCCTGCTTGCAAAACTTACCCATAAGCCAAATATCGAAGCTTAA
- the trpA gene encoding tryptophan synthase subunit alpha, whose translation MTRIETTFEKLKSQNKKALIPYVMAGDPSPSNFVELLHDLVKHGADMIEVGLPFSDPMADGPTVALAAERALAAGTSTRDALEMVAEFRKTDSETPIILMGYLNPVEIIGYDNFVAKCEAAGVDGVLMVDLPPSDAGSFTQHLKDGAMNEIFLLSPTTLPERRRQVLAHCGGYIYYVSLKGVTGSAALDTQDVATQVQAIKAETDLPVCVGFGIRDGASAKAIGAHADGIIVGSALVQNFADIDANDKDAATAAQNSIMAKMTELRAALDELSA comes from the coding sequence ATGACCCGAATTGAAACGACGTTTGAAAAATTAAAATCGCAAAATAAAAAAGCCTTAATTCCGTATGTGATGGCAGGCGACCCAAGTCCGAGCAATTTTGTTGAGCTGCTTCATGATCTGGTCAAGCATGGCGCGGATATGATTGAGGTTGGCTTGCCTTTTTCTGACCCGATGGCAGATGGTCCAACGGTTGCCCTAGCGGCTGAGCGCGCGTTGGCAGCAGGAACCAGTACTCGCGATGCGCTGGAGATGGTTGCTGAATTTCGTAAAACTGATAGTGAAACGCCAATTATTTTAATGGGCTATTTAAATCCGGTTGAAATTATTGGCTATGATAATTTTGTTGCCAAATGTGAAGCAGCCGGCGTTGATGGCGTGTTGATGGTCGATTTGCCGCCAAGCGATGCCGGAAGCTTTACCCAGCATTTAAAAGATGGCGCGATGAATGAGATTTTTTTATTGTCGCCAACCACCTTGCCTGAGCGCCGCCGGCAAGTGCTCGCGCACTGCGGCGGCTACATTTATTATGTGTCGCTAAAAGGCGTGACGGGGTCGGCAGCACTTGATACGCAGGATGTGGCAACGCAAGTTCAAGCCATTAAAGCGGAGACAGATTTGCCGGTTTGTGTGGGCTTTGGTATTCGTGATGGCGCATCGGCAAAGGCAATTGGCGCTCACGCTGATGGCATCATTGTGGGCAGTGCGTTAGTGCAAAACTTTGCTGATATTGATGCCAATGATAAAGATGCGGCGACAGCCGCTCAAAATAGTATCATGGCAAAAATGACTGAGCTTCGCGCCGCGCTTGATGAATTGAGTGCCTAA
- the trpB gene encoding tryptophan synthase subunit beta, whose translation MSDVAQPKSNPKSVNSVSNPESVTNFNQFPDARGHFGIHGGRFVSETLMAALEELESLYFKVKADPKFWEEYHNDLINYVGRPTPLYHAKRLSDEIGGAQIYFKREDLNHTGAHKVNNTIGQALLAKMCGKKRIIAETGAGQHGVATATIAARLGLECVVYMGADDVERQKMNVYRMRLLGTKVVPVTSGSRTLKDAMNEAMRDWVTNVDSTYYIIGTVAGPHPYPLLVRDFQAIIGREARLQHLEKTGKLPDALVACVGGGSNAIGLFFDFLNDKEVKMYGVEATGDGIETGRHSAPLAAGRVGVLHGNRTYLMADDDGQIQETHSISAGLDYPGVGPEHSFLKDMNRVEYVGCTDKEALEGFHEVTKKEGIIPALESSHALAYALKLAKTMTPEQSIIVNLSGRGDKDLHSVMKAEGIEL comes from the coding sequence ATGAGTGATGTTGCCCAACCGAAGTCTAATCCAAAATCTGTAAATTCAGTAAGCAATCCAGAATCGGTCACCAACTTTAATCAGTTTCCCGATGCTCGCGGTCATTTTGGCATTCATGGCGGCCGATTTGTGTCCGAAACCTTGATGGCGGCGCTTGAAGAGCTTGAGTCGCTGTATTTTAAAGTCAAGGCTGATCCAAAATTTTGGGAAGAGTACCACAATGATTTAATAAATTATGTGGGCAGACCAACGCCCTTGTATCATGCCAAACGCTTAAGTGATGAGATTGGCGGCGCGCAGATTTACTTCAAGCGCGAAGATTTAAACCACACGGGCGCTCATAAAGTCAATAACACCATCGGTCAGGCGCTGCTTGCCAAAATGTGCGGTAAAAAACGCATCATCGCTGAAACGGGTGCAGGTCAGCACGGCGTTGCTACCGCGACCATTGCCGCGCGATTAGGGCTTGAATGCGTCGTTTATATGGGCGCGGACGATGTTGAACGCCAAAAAATGAACGTTTATCGCATGCGCCTTTTGGGAACGAAAGTCGTTCCGGTAACCTCAGGGTCAAGAACGCTCAAAGATGCGATGAATGAGGCGATGCGTGATTGGGTAACGAACGTTGACAGCACCTATTACATCATTGGCACGGTTGCAGGACCGCATCCGTATCCGCTACTGGTTCGCGATTTTCAGGCGATTATTGGTCGTGAAGCTCGGCTTCAGCATTTAGAAAAAACTGGAAAATTGCCAGACGCGCTCGTGGCTTGCGTTGGTGGCGGCTCAAACGCCATTGGCTTATTTTTTGACTTTTTAAATGATAAAGAGGTCAAAATGTACGGCGTTGAAGCCACCGGGGATGGTATCGAAACCGGTCGCCATTCCGCGCCTTTAGCTGCGGGACGTGTGGGCGTACTTCATGGCAACCGCACCTATTTGATGGCGGATGATGACGGTCAGATTCAAGAAACCCATTCGATTTCAGCGGGTCTTGACTACCCCGGTGTCGGTCCTGAGCATAGCTTTTTAAAGGACATGAACCGCGTGGAATACGTCGGCTGCACTGACAAAGAGGCGCTTGAAGGGTTTCATGAAGTCACTAAAAAAGAGGGCATCATTCCGGCGCTTGAATCCTCGCACGCGCTAGCTTACGCCTTAAAGCTTGCCAAGACCATGACCCCTGAGCAGTCCATTATCGTGAACTTATCGGGTCGCGGTGATAAAGATTTGCATTCGGTGATGAAAGCTGAAGGCATTGAGCTTTAA
- a CDS encoding phosphoribosylanthranilate isomerase — MQVKFCGITQIDDAKAAVALGADAIGLVFYPPSPRAVSLETAKALSAVIPPFTSIVALVVNASGDDVRQICQTVPVDVIQFHGDESAVECQALAGVVNKRWIKALRVNSKTDTQASVAQKISDFAAAGASGVILDAYHEAQYGGTGQHFDWELIPDNSALPIILAGGLNPENVAQTLSLAVAGVDVSGGIEAQKGKKDAAKMRAFMKAVKRDRWQL, encoded by the coding sequence ATGCAAGTGAAGTTTTGTGGGATTACTCAGATTGACGATGCCAAAGCAGCGGTAGCTTTGGGCGCGGATGCCATTGGCTTGGTATTTTATCCGCCAAGCCCGCGCGCCGTTAGTCTTGAGACGGCAAAAGCGCTCAGCGCCGTCATTCCGCCATTTACCAGTATTGTCGCGCTTGTGGTCAATGCCTCAGGCGATGATGTCCGCCAGATTTGCCAAACTGTGCCTGTCGATGTGATTCAATTTCATGGCGATGAAAGCGCGGTCGAGTGCCAAGCTTTGGCAGGAGTGGTCAATAAACGCTGGATTAAAGCGCTTCGGGTCAACTCAAAAACGGATACCCAAGCTTCAGTTGCCCAAAAAATTAGCGACTTTGCAGCGGCTGGCGCAAGTGGCGTGATTTTGGATGCCTATCATGAGGCGCAATACGGCGGCACCGGTCAGCACTTTGATTGGGAGTTAATCCCTGACAATAGCGCGCTGCCCATTATTTTAGCCGGCGGCTTGAATCCTGAAAATGTGGCGCAAACCTTAAGTTTAGCTGTCGCAGGCGTTGATGTCAGCGGCGGTATTGAAGCCCAAAAAGGCAAAAAAGATGCCGCCAAAATGCGCGCCTTTATGAAAGCGGTCAAGCGCGACCGATGGCAACTTTGA
- a CDS encoding cryptochrome/photolyase family protein produces MAKSPADSVKNNPKNNSNTKNAQPNKQDRPKPPQYLMWFRRDLRLMDNTALSAICEKAQENSASVSAVFFITPDQWQAHDQSLCQTDHILRSLPILAADLQSKLNIKLWVGICPTFEDCIASLTKLCREQNIRLVMANHEYEGNEVARDDALCQKLADLDIAFERHHDQCILPPASVCNTEGKMYQVFTPFYKKWRATLDISPITIYHPKPVHQNSGENLQLTENFIHDINEITATAEQVLSAYQKNWQKKVPHSDASAQLRQSRLDYPAGEAAAKARLADFIADDIKRYDSGRDIPSLDATSRMSAYLTLGVISARSCYLAAETALKQAEHSDTATDEPDINRWISELAWRDFYRHVLSARPDLIYHHAYKKDVDAKVNWSYDQDDFDKWCQGKTGVPLVDAAMKSLNATGFMHNRLRMVSAMFLTKDLLIDWRLGERYFMQQLIDGDFASNNGGWQWSASTGNDSAPYFRIMNPFSQGKSHDPDAIFIKTWLPELKDIPASILHSESQLNKALGKRGKFANTGYPLPMVDHKSARAFAISEFKKESSS; encoded by the coding sequence ATGGCTAAATCGCCAGCTGATTCGGTTAAAAACAACCCTAAAAATAATTCTAATACAAAAAACGCCCAACCAAATAAGCAAGATAGACCAAAACCGCCGCAATATTTGATGTGGTTTCGCCGCGATTTACGCCTTATGGACAATACAGCGCTTAGCGCAATTTGCGAAAAAGCCCAAGAAAACAGCGCAAGCGTCAGTGCTGTTTTTTTTATTACCCCTGATCAGTGGCAAGCCCATGACCAGTCACTTTGCCAAACTGACCATATCTTGCGCTCGCTACCGATTTTGGCAGCTGACCTACAATCTAAGCTTAATATCAAGCTTTGGGTCGGTATTTGTCCCACGTTTGAGGATTGTATCGCGTCATTAACCAAGCTTTGCCGCGAGCAAAACATCCGCCTTGTGATGGCAAATCATGAGTATGAAGGTAACGAGGTCGCCCGTGATGATGCGCTTTGTCAAAAGCTTGCTGATTTGGACATAGCGTTTGAGCGCCATCATGACCAGTGTATCCTACCGCCTGCCAGCGTTTGTAATACTGAGGGCAAAATGTATCAAGTATTCACGCCCTTTTATAAAAAATGGCGCGCCACGCTTGATATTAGTCCCATCACGATATATCACCCAAAACCCGTTCATCAAAACAGCGGCGAAAACTTGCAATTAACTGAAAACTTTATCCATGATATTAATGAAATAACCGCAACTGCAGAGCAAGTTTTAAGCGCTTATCAAAAAAATTGGCAAAAAAAAGTGCCACACAGTGATGCAAGCGCTCAGCTTCGCCAAAGCCGCCTTGACTATCCGGCAGGTGAAGCTGCTGCCAAAGCCCGTCTTGCTGATTTTATCGCAGACGATATCAAGCGCTATGATAGCGGTCGCGATATTCCAAGCCTTGATGCCACCAGCCGGATGTCAGCATATTTAACTTTAGGAGTCATCAGCGCAAGGTCATGTTATTTAGCAGCAGAAACTGCCTTAAAACAAGCAGAGCACAGCGACACTGCTACCGATGAGCCAGACATCAACCGCTGGATTAGCGAGCTTGCTTGGCGCGATTTTTACCGCCACGTTCTCAGCGCCCGCCCCGACCTCATCTATCATCACGCTTATAAAAAAGATGTCGACGCCAAAGTCAACTGGTCCTATGACCAAGACGACTTTGACAAGTGGTGTCAGGGCAAAACCGGCGTTCCACTCGTTGATGCCGCCATGAAAAGCTTGAATGCCACCGGATTTATGCACAATCGCTTACGAATGGTCAGCGCCATGTTTTTGACCAAAGACTTGCTCATCGATTGGCGCTTGGGCGAGCGTTATTTTATGCAGCAATTGATTGATGGCGATTTTGCATCGAACAACGGCGGTTGGCAATGGAGCGCATCAACGGGCAACGATTCTGCGCCTTATTTTCGCATTATGAACCCGTTTAGTCAGGGCAAAAGCCACGACCCTGACGCCATTTTTATTAAAACTTGGCTTCCTGAACTCAAAGACATTCCGGCAAGTATTTTGCACAGCGAAAGCCAGCTGAATAAAGCGCTTGGCAAGCGCGGCAAATTTGCCAACACCGGCTACCCACTTCCTATGGTTGACCACAAATCAGCGCGCGCCTTTGCCATTAGCGAGTTTAAAAAGGAGAGTTCATCCTAA
- a CDS encoding roadblock/LC7 domain-containing protein, which yields MNALFQSESNRVKPAEAYLTAAKEVLQDLIHATSGIDGVLLASTDGFEVSSIFQKDYDGGKLSAVGSSILALVQALTNEAQLTGCRSVILDAQDGKIMISSVPNKNQPMIAIIVTKQQVLLGQIMHGMNKAINHLVELDQQHHSK from the coding sequence ATGAATGCGTTGTTTCAATCAGAATCCAATCGAGTTAAGCCTGCTGAAGCTTATTTGACGGCAGCAAAAGAGGTGCTTCAAGATTTGATTCATGCCACAAGCGGCATCGATGGGGTGCTTTTGGCATCAACCGATGGTTTTGAGGTCAGCTCTATTTTCCAAAAAGATTACGATGGCGGCAAGCTATCCGCCGTTGGCAGCTCTATTTTGGCATTGGTTCAAGCATTGACCAATGAGGCGCAATTGACCGGCTGCCGCTCAGTGATTTTGGATGCCCAAGATGGCAAAATTATGATCAGTTCTGTCCCCAATAAAAATCAGCCGATGATTGCTATTATTGTGACCAAGCAGCAAGTGCTGCTCGGGCAGATCATGCATGGGATGAATAAAGCCATCAATCACTTGGTGGAACTAGACCAGCAGCATCATTCAAAATAG
- a CDS encoding GTP-binding protein → MQRLKIVFSGPMGAGKTQAIASLSDISVVSTEVQNTDLDAHTKALTTVGMDYGELILDEGTSIGLYGTPGQERFNFIWSILSQGALGVIILIDHSAADPVQDLAYYLATFDKIYQGRIIVGVSQVDKMPERPFEIYRNWLEDNDRNLPIYPVDMRKKDDVLLLVETIITALEQG, encoded by the coding sequence ATGCAGCGTCTTAAAATCGTTTTTAGTGGTCCGATGGGTGCCGGAAAAACCCAAGCAATTGCCAGTTTGTCGGACATTTCTGTCGTCTCAACGGAAGTTCAAAATACCGATTTGGACGCGCATACCAAAGCACTGACCACCGTTGGTATGGATTATGGCGAGCTGATTTTAGATGAGGGTACCAGCATTGGGCTTTATGGCACGCCAGGGCAGGAGCGCTTTAATTTTATTTGGTCGATATTATCACAAGGTGCGCTTGGGGTTATTATTTTGATTGACCATTCAGCGGCAGATCCGGTTCAAGACTTGGCCTATTATCTGGCAACTTTTGATAAGATTTATCAAGGTCGGATCATTGTGGGTGTCAGTCAGGTCGATAAAATGCCAGAGCGCCCGTTTGAAATCTATCGCAACTGGCTTGAGGACAATGACCGCAATCTGCCCATTTATCCGGTCGATATGCGCAAAAAAGACGACGTGTTGCTGCTCGTTGAGACCATCATCACCGCGCTTGAGCAAGGTTAG